CCACCGCCCTCACATCGTCCGTTACACGCGATGTCACGAGCGTAATGGATGCGGGCATCGTCCTCGGCGCGATGGCTGCGGCCGCTTTAGCGGGCCGCTACGCGCCTCTGTGGCGCGTACACATGCGATCCCTTATCGCCGCCGTCGTGGGCGGCCTGATGCTCGGCTACGGCGCCCGGCTGGCCTATGGTTGTAACATCGGCGCGTATTTCAGCGGCATCGTGTCAGGCAGCCTGCATGGCTGGCTGTGGCTCGTCGCCGCGTTCGCCGGCAACGTCATCGGCACGCGGCTGCGCCCCCTTTTCGGACTGGAAGTCGAGCGTATCCGCCAAACCGGCTGCTGACCCGTTACAAACTCCAGGTGAGTCTGTAACAACTGCGGCCGCACTCGTTACACTTTCTTCCCGGTTTGTAACTCCTTTTCGTTACATCTCGGGTTATCCCTCATCCGCTAACCGGCAGCGTATTTTTTACCTGCCGGTTTTTTGTTTTCTTTCTCCCGGCTTTCTGAACTCATATGATTTTCGCATAAGCCAAGTTGCATGCGTTAATCGGAAACTCTTGCTTGAGGCCTTATCTGACAAGGGTTTAACCGGAGCCCCTTGCAAACGTTTTCCGCCTGCCTGGCGATTATGACGTCGCCGTGAAAGAGTTACCGAAACGACTGTTGTTTTGTCGTATCTTTTTTTTGAGAAAGGTATTGATTTCTGGAAATCCTGTTCATACAATTCCGCCCAAGCTGTTACGAAATGTAACGGGTTGTATCAAAGGTTGGCTGGTTGTATCTGTGCACCAAGTTGACGCCGGAAATCTTCAGTGTCCGGCGGGGCATAAGACCATAACGGCAGAAAATGCCGACATAAGTAATTCGGGGCTTCGGAAAAGAGAAAATGGACCGTAGCAGCGAGACGCTGGATTCAATCCGCGAAATCAATTTGTCTTACATCATGCTCGCACAACGCATGTTGCGCGAGGACAAGGCAGTCGGCATGTTCCGCCTGGGCTTGTCGTCGGAGCTGGCTGATATTCTTGCCGGGCTGTCGCTCGCGCAGATCGTCAAGCTGGCCAGCTCCGATCAGCTTTTGTGCTTCTTCCGCTTCAACGACCACACGATGTTGTCGGCGTTGACGCACACGTCCCGTCACGCGGAGGTGGCATCGACGCATGCCGCGATCCTGCTGGCAGGACAGCCCGCAGAGCAGTTCGCTTAAGACCGGAGAGGACTGCCATGCTGAAAAAGAGCCTTACCGAAGACGCGCAGGAAGTGTTCCGCGCGATCGCGCTGATTGAACTGGGCGCGCGCATGCAGGTGCTCGAAAGCGAGCTGACGCTGTCGCGCGACCGGATGATCCGCCTGTACCGCGAGGTCAAGGGCGTATCGCCGCCGAAGGGCATGCTGCCGTTCTCGGCGGACTGGTACATGACGTGGCTCGCGAACATCCACGCATCGCTCTTCTACAACACGTATCTGTTCCTGAAGAACGAAGCGCGCTGCTCGCACCTGGACGCGCTGACCAAGGGTTATCGCCTGTATCTGGAGCATTGCCGTCATAGCGAGACCGAGCCGGTGCTCGACCTGACGCGTGCATGGACGCTCGTGCGTTTCTTCGACGCCGAGATCCTGCAACTGACGCCCTGCTGCCGTTGCAGCGGAAAGTTCGTCGCGCACAAGCACGACCTGCAGCACAACGTCGTGTGCGGCGCCTGCCAGCCGCCGTCGCGCGCGGGCAAGACGAAGAAGGCTGCCGCCGCGAAGCGCGAGGCGGAGAAGGACATCGTATCCGTGCCGCAAGTCGCGGAAGAAATCGAAGTACTCGAAGAACAGATGCTCGAGGAAACTGCGTTGGCGGCCTAGCGCCGCGTATCGCTCAGTCCATCCGAAGCTACGCATTACTTTGAAGCCGGTCTCGCGAGACCGGCTTTTCTTCGTCCGCGTTTTATGTGCGCTTCAAAGCTCAGCCCGCGAACCCGAACGTCTGCACGACCAGCCAGATATTCGCCGCGCTGATTACAGCAAACAGCCCCCACGCGAGGACACGCGTCGGCAGCCGGTTCGTGAATTCACCCATCAGCGCGCGGTCGTTCGTCATGCGGATCAGCGGATACAGCGCGAACGGCAATTGCAAACTCAGCACCACCTGGCTCGCGACGAGCAACTGCCCGACGGCGCCATTGCCGAGCATCTGCACACCGACCAGCGCGGGAATCAGCGCGAGCGCGCGCGTGATGAAGCGCCGCTGGTAGCACGGAATCTTCAGTTGCAGAAAGCCTTCCATGATGACCTGCCCGGCCACCGTGCCCGTGAACGTCGAGCTTTGCCCCGACGCCAGCAGCGTGATCGCGAACAGCACGGCCGCGAAGCCCGTCCCGACGATGGGCGCGAGCAGCCGGTAGGCGTCCTCGATTTCGGTGACCTGGGTGTGCCCTGTCGAATGGAACGCGGCCGCCGCGAGAATCAGGATCGCGGCATTGATCAGCAGCGCGAGAATGAGCGCGACGATCGTGTCGATGCGCGACAGCGAGATCGCGCCCGCGATGCCCTCGCGATCGCGCTTGATCGCGCGCGTCTGCACGATGGACGAATGCAGATACAGGTTATGCGGCATCACTGTCGCGCCGAGAATGCCGATCGCGAGATAAAGCGGCTCGCGTTCGCTGATGGCTTGCCACGACGGCACGAGCCCCGCCGCGACGGACGGCCAATGCGGATGAACCAGCGCCAGTTCGATGACGTATCCGACGCCGATGGTCGCGACCAGACCGAGCATGATCGCTTCGAGGTCGCGGAAATTCTTGCCCTTCAGGCCGAGCACGATCAGCGTGTCGAACGCGGTGAGGATCACGCCGACCGTCAGCGAGCATTTGAACAGCAGATGAAACGCGAGCGCGCCGCCCAGCACTTCGGCGAGATCGCAGGCGATGATCGACAGTTCGGCGAGCAGCCATTGAATCCGCGCGATGCCCGGCGAGTAACGCGTGCGCGATAGTTCCGCGAGATTGCGGCCTGTCACGATGCCAAGGCGCATGCTGAGGCACTGCAGCACCATTGCCGCGAGGCTCGACAGCACCACGACGAACAGCAGGCTATAACCGTAGCGCGAGCCGGCTTCGATGTCGGTGGCCCAGTTGCCGGGATCCATGTAACCGATCGATACCAGCAGGCCGGGACCTGCGAACTGAAGGATTTTTTTCCAGAATGGGGCGGACTGCGTGACGGTGACGGTACCCTGCACCTCGGACGGGCAGAACGGCGCGGTAGCTGTGGTTGGAAGTTTGAACTGCAAAGCCGGTGACCTCGAGGTGGATGAACTCGCAGTGCGATGGCTGGATCGCTGCCGCGAAACGGCTTCAAGTGTACAAAGAAATTTGGGGACGTGTCCCGGGAGGGGCGTGCAGGGATGCACGCGGTGGGCGGTGTGTTGTTTGCCTTTGCGTTGGCATCCGCGGTTTGGTTTGGTGCTTGACGCGTTGACGTTTGGTGTTTTGGCCTTTGCGCTGGCATCCGCGGTTTGGTTTGGTGCTCGACGCGTTGCCGTTTGGTGTTTTGGCCTTTGCGCTGGCATCCGCGATTCGTTAGCCTGCTTCACGCGTCGCCCCTGTGCGGGGCGGCACCTACTTTTCTTTGCCGCCGCAAAGAAAAGTAGGCAAAAGAAAGCGGCTCACACCGCCAACACTTCTTCCTGCCTGAGGGCCCCCAACCGGTCCTACGCTTCACACGGCAGCGCCCCCGATTCACGTTCGTTGCCAACGCTTCGAATGAGCGCCTCACCCGCTTCAAATACCCGTACTCGGGCCAGCGGCAGCGATTGGTATGTGCTGCCCAGGTGGCAAACTGTGTGTAGGTTGTCGCGGCGTATAGCTTGGCGCTCTTACAGGGTGGAGCGTGCGCTATCGGGTCCGAAGTGAGGCGTGTGTGGCGCTACGGCCTACACACAGTTTGCCGCCTGGGCGGCGGTGGACTATCTGGCACGGCATGATGCAGCGTGGGTGTGTGAAGCGGGTGAGGCGCATCGCAAGATGCGTTGGCAACGAACATGGGTCACGTGATTGCCGTGTGAAGCGTAAGACCCTTTGGGGGCCCTCAGGCAGGGAGAAGAACTGGCGGTGTTAGCCGCTTTCTTTTGCCTACTTTTCTTTGCGGCGGCAAAGAAAAGTAGGTGCCGCCCCGCACAGGGGCGACGCGTGAAGCAGGCTAACAAATCGCGGATGCCAGCGAAAAGGCAAACACCGTAATGCGGATGCCAGCGAAAAGCCATAACGCGGACGCCTGCGCAGCAAAAAAACCTACTGCTTCGCCACCTGCTGCGCTTGCGCGCCGTCGGCGCTACCGACATCCGCCTTCACATCACCCCACCCCCCGCCGAGCGCGCGAATCAAGTTAACCGTCGCGACAGCCTGCGTACCAGCAAGATGACTCAACTGCAACTGCGACTGCAGCGTCTGCCGCTGCGCATCAATCACATCCAGATACGCAACCTGCCCTTCCTGATACTGCGTCTGCGACAAATGCTCCGCCCGCTTCGACGCATTGACAGCATCGTTCTGCTCACGCGTCTGATCCCCAAGCAAACGCAAATCGGACAAGTTGTCCTCAACTTCACGAAACGCCACGAGCACCTGCTGACGATACTGCGCCACATCCTCGTCATACTTCGCGCGCGCATTCGCGAGATTCGCCTTGCGACGTCCGCCGTCAAACAGCGGCACCGTCAGCGCCGTGCCCGCAAACGGACCGAGCAGGAACGCCCGGCTCGACCACTGGAACAGATCGCCAAGCGTCGTCGACTCGTAACCGAACGCACCCGTGATATCGAGCTTCGGGAAGAACGCCGATTTGGCAAGGCCGATACGCGCATTCGCGCCCGCCATCGCGCGCTCCGCCGCTGCGATATCTGGCCGACGCTCGAGCAGCGCAGACGGCAATCCAGCAGGCACGCGCGCCGTCACAGGCGCAAGCGGCGTCTCGGGGAACGAGAAGTCCGCCGGCGCCTTGCCGAGCAAAATCGCGAGGCCGTGCTCGGACGCCGCGCGCTGACGCGCTACGCCGACGGCATCGGCGCGCGCCGTCGCCAGTTCATTGCGGGCGCGCGACACATCGAGCTCGTTGATGTCGCCTTCGTTGAAGCGGCGCTCGACGAGTTTCAACGCATTCTCACGCAACGTCACCGTCTGACGATACAAGCTCAACTGCGTGTCGAACTCGCGCAACTGGAAGTAGTTCTGCGCGACGTCCGCCTGCAACGCGAGCTGCACCGAGCGGAACAATGCTTCGCTCTGCGCCTGGTCGGCACGCGCGGCGTTCACGTTCGAACTGACGCGGCCAAACAGATCGACTTCATACGCAGCCGTCACCTGCGCGCGCCACAGCGTTTGCGTCGGCACATGCGTGTCGTTCGGCAGGAACTGCGAAGCGGGCGACAGACGCTCGCGCGTCGGCCCAAAGCCCGCATCGAACGACGGGAACCAGTCGGCCCGCGCCTGCTGCGTCAGCGCGCGCGATTCCTGCACGCGCGCCGCGGCTGCCTTCAGGTTCTGGTTCGCATCGGCGGCCTGCTTTTCCAGATCGTTGAGCGTCGAATCGCCAAAAATCGTCCACCATTCGCCGCGATGCGCTTCTTCTGCGGGCTCAGCCGTCTTCCACGTGCCCGCTTCGCTCGCCGGCAGCGGCGTCGCCGCTGCATCGGTCGTCGTTGCCGACACGGGCGCTTCCTTGAAGGCCGCGGGCGTCGCCGAGTCGGGACGCTTGTACGTCGGCTCGAGCGAGCACGCCGCGAGCAGCAACATCAGCAGCGTGCTTGCCGCCGCCCGACCCAGGCCGCTCATTTGTTCAAAGCTTTTCATTGTCATTTTCTCCATCAGGCGTCCGTCGTATGCGCGACGAGATGCGGCGAGTCCTTTTGCGCGACGTGAATCTTGCCGCCCGCCAACGTACGCAGCACCACGTAGAACACCGGCGTCAGCATCAGGCCGAACAGCGTCACACCCAGCATCCCGAAGAACACGGCCACACCCATCGCGTGACGCATCTCGGAACCCGCGCCGCTCGACACCACCAGCGGCACCACGCCCATGATGAACGCGATCGACGTCATCAGAATCGGCCGTAGACGCATCCGGCTCGCTTCGATCGCGGCCTGCAACGGCGTGCGTCCGTCGTGCTCCAGTTCACGCGCAAACTCGACGATCAGAATCGCGTTCTTCGACGCCAGCCCCACCAGCACCATCAAGCCGATCTGCGTGAAGATGTTGTTGTCGCCCTGCGTGAGCCACACACCCGCCAGCGCGGACAGCACGCTCATCGGCACGATCAGGATCACCGCGAGCGGCAGCGTCAGGCTCTCGTACAACGCAGCCAGCACGAGGAACACCAGCAGCACGCTGATCGGGAACACCCACAGCCCCGCGTTGCCCGCGATGATCTGCTGATACGTCAGATCGGTCCATTCGAGCTTCACACCCTTCGGCAACACTTGCGCCGCGATGCGCTCGGCCGCTGCCTGCGCTTCACCCGACGAGAAGCCGGGCGCCGGGCCGCCGTTGATATCGGCTGCCGTGTAGCCGTTGTAGCGCACGACCATTTCCGGACCATACGTCGGCGTCACCGTCACCAGCGACGACAACGGCACCATGTCGCCATTCACGTTGCGCGTCTTCAGTTGCAGGATGTCGTCGGCCTGCTGACGATACGGCGCGTCCGCCTGCACACGCACCTGGTACACACGGCCGAAACGGTTGAAGTCGTTCACGTACAGCGAGCCGAGATACACCTGCATCGTGCTGAACACGTCCGTCACGGGCACGCCCAGCTGCTTCGCCTTCACACGGTCGAGATCGACGTTCACCTGCGGCACGTTGATCTGATAGCTGGAGAACGTCGGGCCGAGTTCGGGTGTCGTCGCAGCCTTCTTGACGAACGCTTCCGTCGCCTTGTTCAGCTCTGTGTAACCGACTGCGCCGTGATCTTCCAGCTGCATCTTGAAGCCGCCGAGCGTACCGAGACCGAGCACGGGTGGCGGCGGAAAGACGGCGACGAACGAATCCTTGATCGCGCCGTATTGCTGGTTTAGCGCGCCCGCAATCGCACCCGCCGACAGCGCCTTGCCCTTGCGGTCATGGAACGGCTTGAGCGTAACGAACACAATGCCTGCGCTCGAACTATTCGTGAAGCCGTTCACCGACAAACCCGGAAACGCCACCGCGCTTTCCACGCCCGGCTGCTTCAGCGCGATCGCGCCCATGTCGCGAATCACCTTCTCGGTGCGATCGAGCGATGCACCATTGGGCAACTGCGCAAACGCGATCAGATACTCCTTGTCCTGCGCCGGTACGAAACCGCCCGGCACGGCACGCGACACGAGTACCGTCAGGCCCAGCAGCACCGCGTACACGACGAGCATCGCGCCCTTGCGCTTGAGCACGCCGTTCACGCCGCGCCCGTAGCTTTCCGAGCCGCGATGGAACACCTTGTTGAAGCCCCTGAAGAACGGGCCCAACACGCGGTTCATTGCGCGCGTCAGCCAGTCTTCCTTCACGTCGTGGCCGCGCAGCAGCAGCGCCGACAAAGCGGGCGACAGCGTGAGCGAGTTGAACGCCGAGATCACCGTCGAGATGGCAATCGTCATCGCGAACTGCTTGTAGAACTGGCCCGTCAGACCCGTCATGAACGCGAGCGGCACGAACACGGCGACCAGCGTCAGCGCGATGGCGATAATCGGCCCGCTCACTTCCTGCATGGCCTTGTAGGTCGCATCTCTCGCGCTCAAACCGCTTTCGATGTTCCGTTCGACGTTCTCCACCACCACGATCGCATCGTCGACCACGATACCGATGGCCAGCACCATCCCGAACAGCGACAGCGCGTTGATCGAGAAACCGAATGCCAGCAGCAGCGAGAACGTACCGACAATCGACACAGGCACGGCGATCAGCGGAATGATCGACGCGCGCCACGTTTGCAGAAACACGATCACCACGATCACGACGAGCGCAATCGCTTCGAGCAGCGTGTGTACGACGGCTTCGATACTCGAACGCACGAACTGCGTCGGGTCATAGACGATCTTGTACTCGACACCCGCCGGGAAGTCCGCGGCGAGTTCCTTCATCGTCGCGCGCACTTCGTCGGAAATCTGCAGCGAGTTCGCGCCCGGCGACTGGTTGATCGCCATTGCGACGGCCGGCTTGTTGTCGAGCAGCGAGCGCAAGCCGTATTCCGAGGCCGCGAGTTCGACACGCGCAATATCCTTCAGGTACGTGACCGCGCCATCCGGCGCCGTCTTCACGACGATGTCGCCGAACTCCGCTTCTGTTTTCAGACGGCCGCGCGCATTCACCGACAATTGCAGCGGCGTGCCCGGCACGGAAGGCGATGCACCGATCACGCCCGCCGCCACCTGAATGTTCTGCTCGCGAATCGCATTGACCACTTCCATCGCCGTCAGATTGCGTTGCGCGACCTTCGCCGGATCGAGCCACACGCGCATCGCGTAGTCGCCCGCACCCCACAGCTGCACCTGCCCGACGCCCTTGATCCGCTCCAGGCGGTCCTTCACGTTGAGCAGCGCGTAGTTGCGCAGATACGTCATGTCGTAGCGGTCGTTCGGCGAGATCAAATGCACGACCATCGTCAGCGTCGGCGAGCTCTTGATCGTCGTCACGCCAAGACGCTGCACGTCTTCCGGCAGACGCGGCAGCGCCTGATTCACGCGGTTTTGCACCAGCTGCGTCGCGAGATCGGGATTCGTGCCGAGCTTGAACGTGACCGTCAACGTCAGATTGCCGTCGCTATTGGCCTGCGACTGCATGTACAGCATGTTCTCGACGCCGTTGATCTGCTCTTCGAGCGGCGACGCAACGGCTTCGGCGATCACCTTCGGGTTCGCGCCCGGATATTGCGCGTGGACCACCACGGAAGGCGGCACCACTTCGGGGTATTCGGAGATCGGCAGCTGGAACACTGCGATCAGCCCCCCGAGCAGAATCAGGACCGATAGCACGCCAGCGAAGATCGGCCGGTCGATGAAGAATTTGGATATGTTCATGTGAAGCTCTTGATGTTGGAGCGCTTACGTCTTGTGCGCATGCATCGAAGGATGGGTGACGGTTGGTCGACCGATCACGAATCCTTGCGCGCCTTCGTGCGCGGCTGCGCCTGTGCCTGCGTTTGCGTACCCTTCTGCGCTTGCGGTTCGGTGTGCTTCTGCTTCGTTCCGTCGAGCTGCGCCTGCTTGTCTGCCTGCGCGTCATCCGCGACGGGCGCGCTGTTCGCGTCGCCCTCGCCCATCGGCACCATGTGCGCGCGAACCTGCGCGCCCGGACGCACACGCTGCGTGCCGTTCACGACGATGCGGTCGCCCGCGTGCAAGCCGCTCTTCACGACGCGCAGATTGCCTTGCAGGTCACCAGGCTGAATCTCGCGATACGCGACGTGATCGTCCTTGTCGACCACGAACACGAACTTCTTGTCCTGGTCCGTGCCGATTGCGGCGTCATCGATCAGCAGCGCGCCATGCGGCTCGCTGCCGCCCACTTTCACGCGTGCATAGAGACCCGGCACGAGCGAACCGTCGCTGTTGTCGAAACGCGCGCGCACGCGGATCGTGCCCGACGACGTATCGAGGCGGTTATCGACCGACTGGATCGTGCCCTTGCGCGAATAGCCCGTCTCATTGGCCAGGCCCAGTTCGACGGGCACCTTGCTGTCGCCCTTCACCTGGCTGATGTACTGCAGATACGTCTGCTCGTCGGCGTCGAACTCCGCGTAGATCGGCGAGACCGACACGAGCGTCGTCAGCGGCGCGGCGCTTGCGCCCGCGTTCACGACGTTGCCGAGCGTGATCTCCGCGCGCGACACGCGGCCCGCCACGGGCGCGACGATCTTCGTATAGCCGAGATTGATCTGCGCGGTTTCGAGCGCGGCCTGCGCGGCCTTCACGTTCGCGGTCGCTTCGCGCGCGGCGTTCTGCTTCTCGTCGTAGTCGCGCTTGGCAATCGCGCTATCGCCGATCAACCGTTGCGCACGCTCCCAGTCGCTTTGCGTGTAGCCCGCGCGCGACTGCGCGGCCGCCAGCTGCGCGGCAGCACGATCCACTTCCGCCTGATACGGACGCGGATCGATGACGAACAGCACGTCGCCCTTCTTCACGAGCGCGCCGTCCTGGAAGTTCACGGACACGATCGTGCCCGACACGAGCGGCCGCACGTCGACCTTTTCTACAGCCTGAAGACGGCCCGAATAGCTTTGCCAGTCGGTGATGGTCTTCTGCACAACAGTGGCGACGTCGACTTCCGGCACGATGGTCGGCGCGGACTGCGCCGGCGCGCGCGCATCGACGCGAATCGCGCCGAACGTGCCGAGGCCCGCAATCACAAGCACCGCTAGCGCCGCTACCGCCAGCTTCGAACGCGAGAGAGGAAAAACAGACATGACAGACTCCGGATTTAATTTAGTTAATAGAAGTTTGTTTATCGGAGTGCGCGCTCATCGAAGCGCCACTGGAAGAATCGGACCGCCTCGAGCAACGCCGCCGGATGATTGGCCAGCGCCGCGTGCGACACGCTTGGGTAACGGACCACCTGCGTCTGCACGCCCGCATCGATCAGATTGCTGGCGTACTTCTCCGCTTCGACGTGCAGCACGTCGTTTTGCGCGGTGGCAATCAGCGTCGCGGGCAAGCCGGCGAGCCGCACCGACTCGAGCGGCGCCGCATACGGGTGGATGCGTTGCGCTGCCTGCGGCAGATACGCGCGATAACACGCCGCGCATTCGCTCGCTGTGATGTCCGAGCTCAGGCGCTTCTCGTCGCCGAGACGCGTGAGGCTCGGATCGAGCATCGGTCCGAACAAAGCCTGCGCATCGATCCGCACATCCCCGCGATCGCGGCCGATGAACGCAAGGCAATTGGCGAGCGAGCCACCCGCATCGTGGCCCGCTACGCCGATTTTTTTCGTGTTGCCGCCGAACGCCCGTGCGCGTGTCTGCACCCACAGCGCTGCACGGTGTGCATCTTCGGGCGCGGCGGGAAACGGAAACTGCGGCGCGAGCGAATAACCGACGGAAACGACGAGCGCCGGCGTGTGCTGCGCGAAATAGCGCGCGGCGTAGTCGGCTTCCTCGATCGAGCCGCGCACGAAACCGCCGCCGTGAAAATAGAGCAGGATCGGCAGACCGCTTTTGGCGGCGGCTCGCCGGTAAAGGCGCAGTGTGATGTCCTGTGCGTACCCTTCGATCCGCACGTCGGTGACGTCGAGTAACGCGGCGTTTTCGCCGAGGCTCGCGCCAGACGGGACAAAGGTGTGACGCGGGTTGAATGCATCCATGTCGGAACAGCGCAATGCGCGAAGCTATCGAATGGTGCGAATTGTGGGACCAGCAGACTTCCAAATAAATGCCTATAATCCGGCAACACAATTCGGAGCACCTGAACAATCGAATGACTTTATTCGGCGCCTCGGCCAATCGTTAAATGGCTGATGCGACTGCTTCACCAGTGCTCCGGCTCTTTCGGAGGTTTGCAATGGACCGACTTCAGGCCATGCAAGTGTTCACCCGGGTCGTCGACACCAACAGCTTCACCCGGGCTGCGGAAACGCTCGATCTACCCCGCGCTTCCGTCACGACGATCATTCAGAATCTCGAAGCGTTTCTCGGCACGCGCCTCTTGCATCGCACGACACGCCGTCTGTCGCTGACGCCGGACGGCGCTGCGTACTACGAGCGTTGCGTGCGCATTCTCGCGGACGTCGAAGAGACGGAACAGAGTTTCCAGAGCGGCAACAAGAAGCCGAATGGGAAGCTGCGCGTCGATATGCCGGGATCGATCGGCAGACTACTCGTGATTCCCGCGCTGTGCGAATTCCACACGAAGTACCCGGATATCGATCTGCAACTCGGCTTGTCCGACCGCCCTGTCGATCTTCTGCAGGAAGGTGTGGATTGCGTGGTGCGGGTCGGCGCGCTGCAGGATTCGTCATTGGTCGCACGCAGAATAGGGTTATTCGAAGGCGTAACGTGCGGGGCGCCCGCGTATATCGAACGCGCGGGCATTCCTCAGACGCTCGACGATCTCGAACAGCACAAGGCCGTCAATTATTTTTCGAGCCGGACTGGCCGCGTTATGGACTGGTCGTTTCTTGTCGACGGCAAGGAAGTCGAGGTGAAAATGAAGGGCGTAGTGTCCGTCAACGACGCGGACGCTTATGTGACGTGCGGACTCGAAGGCTTCGGCCTGATTCAGCCGCCGCTCTTCATGGTGCTGCCGCATTTGCGTTCGGGCCAGCTCGTCGAAGTGCTGCCCGACCTGAAACCGCTGCCGATGCCGATCTCCGCGGTGTATCCGCATAGCCGGCATCTGTCGTCGAAAGTGCGCGTATTCGTCGACTGGATTGCGGAGATTTTCGATCGCTGCCCGCTGCTGAGTGGCCGTGCAAGCCTCGACAAGACCTGCACGCAACGCACGTTCGAGCAGAAAGAGGCCGCGCCGGAATTCAA
The Paraburkholderia terrae genome window above contains:
- a CDS encoding LysR family transcriptional regulator — encoded protein: MDRLQAMQVFTRVVDTNSFTRAAETLDLPRASVTTIIQNLEAFLGTRLLHRTTRRLSLTPDGAAYYERCVRILADVEETEQSFQSGNKKPNGKLRVDMPGSIGRLLVIPALCEFHTKYPDIDLQLGLSDRPVDLLQEGVDCVVRVGALQDSSLVARRIGLFEGVTCGAPAYIERAGIPQTLDDLEQHKAVNYFSSRTGRVMDWSFLVDGKEVEVKMKGVVSVNDADAYVTCGLEGFGLIQPPLFMVLPHLRSGQLVEVLPDLKPLPMPISAVYPHSRHLSSKVRVFVDWIAEIFDRCPLLSGRASLDKTCTQRTFEQKEAAPEFKTPVMSEWVA